The proteins below are encoded in one region of Parvicella tangerina:
- the carA gene encoding glutamine-hydrolyzing carbamoyl-phosphate synthase small subunit: MNPQDKNAVLVLADGTVFYGKSCGAEGTATGEIAFNTGMTGYQEIFTDPSYFGQMVVMASSHIGNYGVHEDEVESDSIKIKGLIVRKFAYRPSRYGNKIRPLQDYLVENNVVGIRDIDTRALVSHIREFGAQNAIISTETENVDALKKQATEIPSMKGMELASKVSTKEKYTVGEGGEYKVALLDFGVKQNIIRCLQERGCQVTVFPYDTSAEEILSGGFDGVQLSNGPGDPEPLTAVVENIKQLVEANIPIFGICLGHQLLAISQGLSTEKMHNGHRGINHPIKNLETGKGEITSQNHGFVVRMEDAEKHPNIKVTHVHLNDGTLAGFRLNDKNAFSVQYHPEASPGPYDSRYLFDSFIENMKVNKKQLA; the protein is encoded by the coding sequence ATGAATCCACAAGATAAAAATGCGGTATTGGTTTTGGCTGACGGTACTGTTTTTTATGGTAAATCCTGTGGTGCCGAGGGTACTGCAACGGGAGAAATAGCCTTCAACACCGGTATGACTGGTTATCAAGAAATTTTTACGGATCCTTCTTATTTCGGACAAATGGTCGTTATGGCATCATCCCACATAGGGAATTATGGTGTGCACGAGGATGAGGTGGAATCTGATTCGATTAAGATCAAAGGTTTGATCGTTAGAAAGTTTGCTTATCGTCCTTCTAGATACGGAAATAAAATCAGACCGCTTCAAGATTATTTGGTGGAAAATAACGTAGTAGGAATTCGAGACATTGATACACGAGCACTAGTCAGTCATATTCGTGAATTTGGAGCGCAAAATGCCATTATTTCGACAGAAACAGAGAATGTGGATGCCTTGAAAAAACAGGCGACCGAAATTCCATCTATGAAAGGAATGGAACTAGCGTCTAAAGTTTCTACGAAAGAAAAGTACACAGTTGGTGAAGGTGGAGAATATAAAGTTGCCTTACTTGATTTTGGCGTAAAGCAGAATATTATCAGATGTCTTCAAGAAAGAGGTTGTCAAGTGACGGTGTTCCCTTATGATACATCAGCAGAAGAGATTCTATCTGGAGGGTTTGACGGTGTGCAGTTAAGTAATGGACCTGGAGATCCTGAACCATTGACTGCCGTGGTGGAGAATATTAAGCAGCTAGTTGAAGCGAATATCCCAATTTTTGGTATCTGCCTAGGGCATCAGTTATTGGCGATCAGTCAGGGGCTGTCAACCGAGAAGATGCATAATGGACACCGAGGGATTAATCATCCGATCAAAAACCTGGAAACGGGTAAAGGCGAAATAACTTCGCAAAACCATGGCTTTGTAGTTCGAATGGAAGATGCAGAAAAACATCCTAACATTAAAGTGACACATGTGCATTTGAATGATGGGACGCTAGCTGGCTTTAGGCTGAATGATAAAAATGCTTTTTCAGTGCAATACCATCCAGAAGCTTCACCAGGACCTTATGATTCGAGGTATCTGTTCGATAGCTTTATCGAGAATATGAAAGTAAACAAGAAACAATTAGCATAA
- the eno gene encoding phosphopyruvate hydratase, with translation MAYIVKVHARQILDSRGNPTIEVEVYTDAGTMGRAAVPSGASTGVHEAVELRDGDMGSYLGKGVLKAVDTVNSRLNDELNGAYVFDQNLIDRAMISMDGTDNKGNFGANAILGVSLACAKAAAQASGLSLHRYIGGVNANTMPVPMMNILNGGSHADNKIDIQEFMVMPFGAESFSEALRMGTEVFHHLKAVLKSKGLSTNVGDEGGFAPNLGSNEEGIEVVLQAIEKAGYKPGEDIWIALDAASSEFYSADDNKYKFESTGDVMSSGDMVNFWSDWVNKYPIVSIEDGLAEDDWSGWKQLTDAIGNKCQLVGDDLFVTNVNRLSKGIEEDIANSILVKVNQIGSLTETIDAVNMAHRNSYTSVMSHRSGETEDSTIADLAVALNCGQIKTGSASRSDRMAKYNQLLRIEEELGKMAYYPGKDFKFL, from the coding sequence ATGGCTTATATAGTAAAAGTTCACGCAAGACAGATTTTGGATTCAAGAGGAAATCCAACGATAGAAGTAGAAGTATATACTGATGCTGGCACAATGGGTAGGGCAGCAGTTCCATCTGGTGCAAGTACAGGGGTACATGAAGCAGTGGAGCTAAGAGATGGAGATATGGGGTCTTATCTCGGTAAAGGTGTTTTGAAAGCTGTTGATACCGTAAACTCACGATTGAATGATGAGTTAAATGGAGCTTACGTTTTTGATCAAAATCTAATCGATCGTGCAATGATCTCGATGGATGGAACGGATAACAAGGGAAACTTCGGTGCAAATGCTATTTTGGGTGTTTCTTTAGCTTGTGCTAAGGCAGCAGCTCAAGCATCTGGTCTTTCGCTGCATCGATACATTGGCGGAGTAAATGCAAACACGATGCCTGTGCCGATGATGAATATCTTAAATGGAGGTTCTCATGCGGATAACAAGATCGACATCCAAGAGTTCATGGTAATGCCATTTGGAGCAGAGTCTTTTAGTGAAGCACTTAGAATGGGAACAGAAGTATTCCATCACTTGAAAGCGGTTTTGAAATCAAAAGGATTGAGTACTAATGTAGGTGATGAAGGAGGTTTTGCACCGAACTTAGGATCGAATGAAGAAGGGATTGAAGTGGTGCTGCAAGCGATTGAAAAGGCTGGTTATAAGCCAGGTGAAGACATTTGGATTGCTTTGGATGCAGCGAGTTCAGAGTTTTATAGTGCAGATGATAATAAGTACAAGTTTGAATCTACAGGAGATGTGATGTCGTCTGGTGATATGGTTAATTTTTGGTCGGATTGGGTGAATAAATACCCGATCGTTTCTATTGAAGATGGACTGGCTGAAGACGATTGGTCAGGATGGAAGCAGTTGACGGATGCCATTGGCAATAAGTGCCAGTTAGTTGGTGATGATTTATTCGTGACAAATGTCAATAGACTTTCTAAAGGAATCGAAGAAGATATTGCCAACTCTATTTTGGTGAAAGTGAATCAAATTGGTTCATTAACAGAGACGATTGATGCCGTGAACATGGCGCACAGAAATTCTTACACATCTGTAATGAGTCACAGAAGTGGTGAGACAGAAGATAGTACGATTGCAGATTTGGCTGTAGCATTAAACTGCGGACAAATTAAAACAGGTTCTGCCTCGCGTTCAGACCGAATGGCTAAATACAACCAACTGCTTCGCATTGAGGAGGAATTAGGAAAGATGGCTTACTATCCTGGAAAGGATTTTAAGTTTCTTTAA
- a CDS encoding ATP-binding cassette domain-containing protein: MIRINKLSKNFGNKEVLKSISHDFELGKVYGIVGENGAGKTTFFRCMAGLETHAGDITSSIKPLKDSLGYLQTEPYFFPRITGKEYLQLFANSHDETEVDFAKQNIFDLPLTKYAEDYSTGMKKKLALLAVLLQKNEVIILDEPFNGVDIHSNLVIKEIIDKLGKSGKTIFICSHIFSTLTDVCDEIIFMDEGVFKKVYQLSDYTQLEEEMKKKTILESVDRLDL; this comes from the coding sequence ATGATTCGGATAAATAAACTGTCGAAGAATTTCGGAAATAAAGAAGTGCTGAAGTCAATTTCACACGATTTTGAATTGGGTAAAGTTTATGGTATTGTTGGAGAGAATGGAGCTGGAAAAACAACTTTTTTTAGGTGTATGGCCGGGCTTGAAACTCATGCTGGTGACATTACATCTTCCATAAAGCCGTTAAAGGATTCTTTGGGTTATTTACAAACTGAACCTTACTTCTTTCCCAGAATTACTGGTAAAGAATATTTGCAATTGTTTGCAAATTCACATGATGAAACAGAAGTTGATTTTGCAAAACAAAACATATTTGATTTACCACTGACAAAATACGCTGAAGATTATTCTACAGGGATGAAAAAGAAATTGGCACTTCTTGCTGTTTTGCTACAAAAGAACGAAGTGATTATTCTTGATGAGCCTTTTAACGGAGTGGATATACACAGTAATTTAGTTATCAAGGAAATAATTGACAAGCTTGGAAAATCAGGAAAGACCATTTTTATATGTTCGCATATCTTCTCAACCCTCACAGATGTTTGTGATGAAATCATTTTTATGGATGAAGGGGTTTTTAAAAAGGTCTATCAGTTGAGTGATTATACTCAGTTAGAGGAGGAAATGAAAAAGAAAACCATACTTGAGTCTGTGGATCGTTTAGATTTGTAG
- a CDS encoding NAD(P)/FAD-dependent oxidoreductase, which produces MITTDILIIGAGPVGLFTVFEAGLLKLRCHLIDALPQPGGQCAEIYPKKPIYDIPAYPEVMAGDLIDNLMKQIEPFKPTFTLGESAVTIDETEDGQFIVTTDKGSQHKAPVVAIAGGLGVFTPRKPPIPNITEFEDKGIKYIVKDPEEFRDQKVVISGGGDTALDWTIYFAEELNCDVTMVHRSESFRAHLDSVQKVMNMAESGKLKLMVNSEVKALNGNGKLDEVVIKTKAGEVFNEKVDTWLPLFGLTPKLGPIADWGLEIEKGAIKVDNATDYRTNREGIYAIGDVNTYPGKLKLILCGFHEATIMVQSAFKRIHPNKNNVLKYTTVNGVHGFEE; this is translated from the coding sequence ATGATTACTACAGATATATTGATAATAGGTGCCGGACCTGTGGGGTTGTTTACCGTTTTTGAAGCAGGATTGTTGAAGTTGAGGTGTCATTTGATCGATGCTTTGCCACAGCCAGGCGGACAGTGTGCAGAGATCTACCCAAAGAAACCGATCTATGATATTCCGGCTTACCCAGAAGTAATGGCAGGGGATTTGATTGACAATTTGATGAAACAGATCGAACCATTCAAGCCAACATTTACATTGGGTGAGAGTGCGGTAACCATTGATGAAACCGAAGATGGGCAATTCATTGTAACAACTGATAAAGGGTCTCAACATAAGGCCCCAGTAGTTGCTATTGCTGGAGGGTTAGGCGTTTTTACACCGAGAAAACCTCCAATACCAAATATCACCGAATTTGAAGATAAAGGAATTAAATATATCGTAAAGGACCCTGAAGAATTCAGAGATCAAAAAGTAGTGATTTCTGGCGGTGGTGATACCGCTCTTGATTGGACGATCTACTTCGCTGAAGAACTCAATTGTGATGTAACCATGGTGCATCGTTCAGAAAGTTTTAGAGCACACTTAGATTCTGTTCAGAAAGTGATGAATATGGCTGAGTCGGGTAAGTTAAAGTTGATGGTCAATTCAGAGGTTAAAGCGTTGAATGGAAACGGTAAGCTGGATGAGGTTGTGATCAAAACAAAGGCAGGGGAAGTATTCAATGAAAAGGTGGATACCTGGTTGCCATTGTTTGGCTTAACTCCTAAGTTAGGACCAATTGCTGATTGGGGACTCGAGATAGAGAAAGGAGCAATCAAAGTAGATAATGCTACAGATTACCGAACGAACCGAGAAGGAATCTACGCTATTGGTGATGTGAATACTTATCCTGGTAAACTAAAGTTGATCCTTTGTGGATTCCATGAGGCCACGATTATGGTGCAAAGTGCATTTAAGAGAATTCATCCGAATAAGAACAACGTGTTAAAATACACCACTGTGAATGGTGTGCATGGCTTTGAAGAATGA
- a CDS encoding 2Fe-2S iron-sulfur cluster-binding protein, with product MTEDGIIQVTVIDREGVEHVLEAPTDMNMNIMELCKSYELPVLGTCGGMAMCASCQIYVENDKVSLERNDDEQAMLDEAWYVEDNSRLGCQIHLAPEHDGLVVRLAPSDDF from the coding sequence ATGACAGAAGACGGAATAATACAGGTCACGGTCATTGATCGTGAAGGCGTAGAGCATGTTCTCGAGGCGCCCACAGATATGAATATGAACATCATGGAACTCTGCAAAAGCTATGAGTTGCCTGTTCTAGGAACTTGCGGTGGAATGGCCATGTGCGCTTCTTGTCAGATCTATGTGGAGAATGATAAAGTTTCCTTAGAAAGAAATGACGATGAACAAGCGATGTTGGATGAAGCTTGGTATGTGGAAGATAACAGTCGTTTGGGGTGTCAGATTCATCTAGCTCCAGAACATGATGGCTTGGTAGTAAGGTTGGCACCTAGTGATGATTTTTAG
- a CDS encoding MFS transporter, whose protein sequence is MLGFKNIHRKIWNVILSEAALQLINGALMVLLLLYLRSKGFSDGENASFFASRFLGVLFISLPFGLYIKGKPLANYFKIASVSLPLFTLIAIYFIEIKSFWGIHISFLLWGVAFSLAEIPKIPFIMRNASTTKLSNSISLAYSTWSFGAVTSGLFIFLLSNSFPLIFDHKNCLIFMVLISFIGAFFAFRIKDEHVPEKVDRITFKNFFGSSNWSRIGYALTPTFIIAVGAGMSVPFIPLYFEGTFHLKYDDYSGFSFLAYGLVFALILFAPSIKNKYGMKYSIPVTQSLSVLCLVTLALMDFYNDWNWALFAALGAYILRQPLMNIAQPLTTEVIMKYVDKDDHEVTASLMALIWNGSFVFSSLVFGALRDKGVPFYGVFSITIILYLVAIVWYQQLIMKTEKIT, encoded by the coding sequence GTGCTCGGATTCAAAAATATTCATCGAAAGATCTGGAATGTAATTCTTTCTGAAGCTGCACTTCAACTCATCAATGGAGCCCTTATGGTTCTGCTCCTACTCTACTTGAGAAGCAAGGGTTTTAGTGACGGTGAGAATGCAAGCTTCTTTGCCTCTCGTTTTCTCGGTGTATTGTTTATCAGTTTACCTTTTGGACTTTATATCAAGGGCAAACCCTTGGCTAACTACTTTAAGATTGCCTCTGTCAGTCTTCCTTTGTTTACCTTGATTGCTATCTACTTCATTGAAATTAAATCATTTTGGGGCATTCACATTTCATTTCTATTATGGGGGGTAGCCTTTAGTCTTGCAGAAATTCCAAAGATTCCCTTTATCATGCGAAATGCAAGTACCACCAAATTGTCTAACTCTATTTCTCTTGCATATTCAACTTGGAGTTTTGGGGCAGTGACTAGCGGTCTTTTTATTTTTTTATTATCGAACAGCTTTCCCTTAATCTTTGATCATAAAAACTGTTTGATCTTTATGGTCTTAATTAGTTTTATAGGAGCCTTCTTTGCTTTTAGAATAAAGGATGAACACGTCCCTGAAAAAGTAGACAGAATAACTTTTAAAAATTTCTTTGGTTCTTCGAACTGGAGTCGAATCGGTTATGCCCTGACTCCAACATTCATCATTGCGGTCGGTGCTGGCATGAGCGTCCCATTTATACCGTTATATTTTGAAGGAACTTTTCACTTGAAATATGATGACTACTCTGGGTTTAGTTTCCTTGCCTATGGGTTGGTATTTGCCTTGATTCTGTTTGCTCCGAGCATCAAAAACAAGTACGGTATGAAGTATAGTATCCCAGTAACACAATCGTTATCTGTACTATGCCTTGTCACTCTAGCGCTAATGGATTTCTACAATGATTGGAATTGGGCCTTGTTTGCAGCTCTGGGAGCTTATATCTTACGGCAGCCTTTAATGAATATCGCTCAACCCCTCACCACAGAAGTGATCATGAAATATGTAGACAAAGACGATCATGAAGTAACTGCATCCTTAATGGCGCTTATTTGGAATGGAAGTTTTGTTTTTTCTTCACTTGTTTTTGGCGCTCTACGGGATAAAGGCGTTCCGTTTTATGGGGTTTTCTCAATAACGATTATTTTGTACCTTGTCGCAATCGTCTGGTATCAGCAGTTGATTATGAAAACGGAGAAGATAACCTAA